In the genome of Candidatus Phytoplasma solani, the window ACTTTAATTTCTAATAATCAAACATCTTTTAATGATTTACAATCTAAATATACAAATATTCAAACAGAATTAAAAAATAAAGACAATCAACTTCAAGAACAAAGAATTAAACTCCAAGAACAAGAAACTCAAATTAACTTTCAAACAACTAAAATTCAAAAACAACTACAAACTAACACTTTTTTAGAAGAACAAATTAAAGAAAAACAAAAAGAAATCTTAGAAAATAAAAATTTAACTGAACAACAAAAAAAAGAATTAAATAATGAAATCGATAATTTAAAAAAACAATTTGAAAAACAAGAACTCGAAATATCGAATTTAAACATTGATATTGAATCATTTAAAACAAAATTAAACAATAAAGAAGCAGAATTAAAAAAAATAACTAATATTTCTTTATCTGAAAAAAATGAATTACAAAATCAAATTCAACTTCAAAAAACTTTAATTTCTAATAATCAAACATCTTTTAATGATTTACAATCTAAATATACAAATATTCAAACAGAATTAAAAAATAAAGACAATCAACTTCAAGAACAAAATCAAAACATGAAAGATTTTGCAAAACAAACTATTTTAACAATTAATGCATCTCATCAAATCCTAAATAATTCAATCGAAAATTCAAATAAACACATTAATAAATTGACAAATAAACTTAAAAAAGAAGAAAAAAATAAAATCATTAATAAATTAGAAAATCCTAAAAAATTTAAAGTTGATGCTTCTAAACTACCAACTTTAAGGGAAGTAATTGGTTTTCAAGAAGAAATATCACAACTAAAAGAATTTTTACATTATTTAAAAAATCCTGATAAATATAAAAAAATAGGAGTTAAAAAACCCCCGAAAGGAGTTTTATTATATGGTCCTCCAGGAACAGGAAAAACCTTTTTAGCCCAAGTAATTTCTAAAGAAGCCAATTTACCATTTTTTGCTCTTAATTCTAGTGATTTTTCAAAAACTTATTTGGGAGAAGGTCCGAAATTAATTAATGAAATCTTTGAAGAAGCTCGTAAAGAATCTCCTAGCATCATTTTTATTGATGAATGTGAAAGTGTTTTTCGTAGTCGTGTGAACAATAAAAATTCTCATTCTGATCACGATAACATGATTGCAGCTTTTTTAACCCAAACAGAAGGTTTTAAAACGGATTCGAAACATCCTGTTTTTTTAATTGGAGCTACCAATTATAAAGATGAAATCGATCCCGCTATTTTGAGTCGTTTTAGTAGACATATTAAAATAGATTTATTAAATGTTTCAGATAGAACCAAATTCCTCAAAACTTTAGCATCATCATATCAAATAGATATTCGAGCATACCAATATTTAGATAAAATAATTGAAATTACAGAAAAATACGATGATGAAACCCTCAAAACCCAAAGAAAATTAACAGATATTTTAGACCAAGCTGCTATCAAAGCTATTAGTCATGATCATTTAAATATTTTGCCTATTGATTTGCAATTATCTTTATCTACACAAATGAATCAAAAATTTAATTGGGGCCCACACGAGCATACCAAATATTTATTGACAGATTTAGAAAATTTAAAAGAATATAAAAATATTCCAATTCAACATATTTATCGAGATACAAATACACTTTATAATAGCAAAGAAAAACAGTATTTTGATTTGATTTTCGGAAATTCTCATTCCTTAAAACAAAAAGTTTATAATTCAAATGATCAAAAAATTCAAATTATCAACTTTTCTAAAAATCCAGATAAAATTCAAAAATTTTATGGAACTCTCAATTTTTTACCACCTGAATTATTAGGTTTTTATTTTGAAGATGAAAACCCAACTCAAGAAACTACTAAAATGTATGAATCTACAACTTTAGAAGAATTTTTGGATATTAGAAAAAAAAATACTAAAAAAATTTATTTTATTTGGAATATTAATAAAATAGCTGAAAACATGGCTTTTGCTCAAAATCTAATAACAAATATGAATCAAAAATATCCTTTTTTACAAAAACAAGAATTTTTAGAAAAAATTTATTTTTCTGCTAAACAAAAAGATATAACTTCAAATCAAATTCAACAAATAATTGATGAACACATTCAACAACTAAAAAACAACCTAAATAACAAAATTAATACTGAAAATCCATTTCCAAATTCTTGGTTTTTGACCGAAACATTAAAAACAATTATTACACAAGAAATAGATAAAAATTTTCAAAAACCCTACCATTCTATAAGTGAAATAGAAAATAGTATTTTAGAAAATATCCACCAAAAAATTTTAGAAAACAAAAAAAACATCATCCAAAATAAAATTAAAGAATTAGTAAATAATTTTAAAATCAATCATCCTTGGTTTGAAAACAATCAAATTTCACATTTAAAAAAACTACTATATAATAAAAATAATGAATTATATTTATTACCATTAAGTTTAAAAGATATGGATATCGAAATAATTTACAATAATTTTGAAAATATCAAAAACTATCAGTTGCTAAAAATAATTAATAATAAATGGAAACAAAACTTAAATTACTTTAATTTCCGTTATCCTCATTTTACTCAAAAAGAAATTAAAAACATTATTACTGATAAGGTAAAATCAGAATTATTTCAGCCTAGGGTTTCTTTGGAACAAATTAACCAAGAAATTCAAAAAACAATAGATGAAAACGAAATCAGAATAATTAATAATTTTCAAAATGAAATGTCTGAAAATATCGATCAATTATTAATAGAAAAAAAATTATATAAAAACATACCATTAAACAAAATCAACACTATTCACAAAGAATTACTAGTTCTTGTCAAACAAGAATTAAAAAAAACGGACTCCAACGAAAATAAAATACAACAAAAAATTAAAAATTTTCTTGAAAATTATCAAATAACACCTTTTTCAAACCCTTTATTATCGTTTTTTCAAGACAAAATAACACTTATTGCAATTATTTCAATTGTTACCATTTTAATTTTTTTTATAATAAGTAAAATAAAAAAATAATGTTAAAAAATTTTATAAAAATTAAATTTAAAAAAAGTTCAAAAAAAAATATAGTTACTGCAAAAATTCGATGAGTTTCTCAATAATTTTTAAATTATTTTTGGTTTTTTGAAAGAAAGTAAAAATAAAACTTTTTTATTTTATAATTTGTTGTAGCATTTGGGGTGCGCCTTGTTGTCGTTGAAACATTTTTTTTAACTAAAATTTAAATTATAATTGATTTAGTTTTTAATTTTAATTCAAAACATGGCTTAAAAAACTTCAATCAATCAACAAAAAAAGAGACTTTTTAAGGGTCTCCTTTTTTTTAATTAAAATTACAAATAGTTTTTATTTTTATGTTTCATTGTTAATACAATTTATAATTTATTTAAACTAATTTTTCAATTTCTTCTTTCGTAATTGTTTCTTATTCTAAAAGTTGATTTGCTATTTTATCTTATAATGTTTGATTTTCTTTTTTTATTATTTTTGATTTGGTTCTGAATTTAAGTTATCTACAATTTCAATAGTTGTTATAACTTCAAGAACTTCTACTTTTTCAGCTACTGCTTCTTCAGGAGTTTTTGGAGCTGATTTGATAGTGTCTTTTTTTGTAGTTTCATTTGTTTCAACCGTTTTAGTAACTTTTTTACCAACTCAAACTTTCTAAATTATAAGTGATGCAAACACAACTAACATTACAACCATCCCTAAGGCGATTAAATTATCTTTTTTTTGTTCTTCTTTCTTATTATGGTTTTCGCAATGAATTAAATGCAAAAGTAAATATTTCGGTTTGAATGAAATACTTAGAGTTTTAGATGGAATAAAAATGAATTAGAAAAATCTTTATTCAAGTTTTGATATAATTTAATTTTTTCTTGTATGTTTTGTTAGGGTGGAGTGGTTTATTGTTTGTTGATGAATTAATAAAGCCAAATGTAAGTAATTATAATAATTATTTTGTTTTTTTTATTAAAAATTGTTTTATTATCATGAATTTTTATTCCTTTTGTATTTTTTTTAATAGCAATTTCTATAAAAAATACTATTAATTATAATATATTATATATACATCAAAAAAAGTTTAACGATCAGAAAAATTAATTTTCTAAGATTTTTACTTGTTTTTTGTTATGTTTTTATGATTTTTTTAATTTCTTTATCAATCACTTTTTTATCTAAAATTTAGTAATTTCAAGATATGCACATTAATTAGATATGTTATAATATGCATATAGGAAAATCAAACTTTAATATAATATATTTTGATAATTTTTACTTGTTAACAACATTTTAAATGGGTTTTCTTATAAAAACTAAAAATAAGGAGAAGTTTTATTTATGATGAGAAATATTATGATGAGAAATAACAAAATAAAATTTAAATTATTATTTATAATTATTGTTTTATTACCTTGTGTTTTATCGTTTAATAATTTTGTTTTCGCTATTACAGAAATACAAAAACTAGAAAATAAAAATTTATCAAAAGAACTAATTCAAAAAATGAATCCCATTATGACAACTTTTTTGGATGATGATATTCCAATGCCATCCTTTTTTGTCAATCAATTTAATACTCTGGGTTGTGTAGAATTTAAACAAAGCAATGATATTAATTGTTATGATTATAAATTTGTTCATCATTATGATTTTGAAGGAAGATTAATGACTATGCAACAATATAATCCTGATGGTTCGTTAAAATATAAATTTTTTTATGTATACAGTGACGATAAAAAAAAATTACAAGTTATTGAAATATATCTTCCAGAAGAAAATAAAAAACCATTTTTTAAATTTGTAAATAGTCATAACGATGAAGGTAAATTGATAAAAATTCAAGAATTTTTTTTAGGTTTTGAAGGTGATATTTATATCCCTGTTTACAGTAATAAAAATTTATTATTTTATATAAAAAAATATAGTTTTCAAGATGAATTCAAATGTTTATATAAATTTATATACAACGGCGATCATCAATTAGAAAAAATTGGAAAATACAATGATATTTTGTCAACAGAAGAAACAAAAACATCTTATATTTCATACAACAAAAAACAAGAATTTTCAGAGATTGCAGATTTTAATAATTATGGTTTTAATCTTTGTACTTTTGTAAACACAATAAAATAAATCATTATGATTCAACATAGCGAATGTTGGTAATTTTATGATAAATAATAATTTTTAATAATATAAATAAGGTACCTAACCAAAAAAATATTGAAAATCAAAAACTAAATTGTTTATTAAAATAAACAGTTTAGTTTTTTTGTTTTTCTAAGTTGTGATAAAAAAAGAGTAATAAAAAAATGTGTTTAATAATTTTAAACTTTCACAATAATTCAAAAAAACTAGAAGTAATAAAAAAAATGAAAAAAACAATACAAGAATTAAAGATAGTCAATTGTGTCCCCCCCCCACTAGATTAAATTTTTGATTAAATAAAAAATACGTTTTTATTCTTGAAAAGAATAGATGATAAGCGAACAAAGCTTTTTTTAAATCATTAAATAAAATCGAAATCATTGAATATTAAGGAGAGTTATTCTAACACCTTTGCCATATAACTTGTGCATGCTTTATTTCTCTACTGTCTTATTCCTTAATACCCACCTAAGAAAAAAATATTAGTATTTTCAAAAGTAATTATTACAAAATATTTTTAATAAAGTTGTTATTTTTATACGGATAGATTAATTGTGTTTTATTCAGTGATTTGTCTTTGCTGTTTTATTTACAATCACCCCCGTCCAAACCGTGCGAGCAAGTTTCCAAGCACACGGTTTTCCATAATTTATTTCCGTTTCAATAAATTACTAGCTATTTTCGCCTTGTGAAGGTCGTTAACCTTCGCCCAGGTAGGTCAATGTGTTAATTTATTCCAAAATTAACTTTGAACTTTCTACGACTACTAAATAGCTTCTTTATCCTTGGCTATTGGGGCTTTTATTTTCCAATTTATCAATTTAATGACTTGGCTTTAGATCGTGATAGAATCATGGCGTTTCAGAGTTTAATCTTATTACCATGAGCCCCACACACCACCGTGCGAGCAAAGTTTCCAAGCACACGGCGGTTCCAAGTTTCTAGCTTTATGGATTGCGTTTATTTATTTATGAATTATTTCTTGATGTTTGTTCTAAAATTTAGTATTTGTTGTTGAGTTATTGGTGTGTGGCATGTGATACACAAAGCTTTCGTTTCTTTATTACGAACGCTTTGCTAGTTTTTATTTCTTACTGTTTTTTTGTGGTGAATTTGTAATTTTTGATTACTTTTTCCACATTTCTCGCATGTCTCAGCCCCTAGCCTGTCGAATAATTTGGTGCGTCCTTTATAGATATTGGGATTTGGTATTGAGTCCTCGCATTTAAAATTGCGTTTCATCTTTACCTTACCCCAATTAAAGGTTTCCCAAATTTCACACATGACTTTGATTTTATTCTTGGTCTTGTATTTTATTCCGAATGTTTTAGTTTTAGGTATGTTGTATTTCTTCCGCACTTTTGCGACGGAAGTACTAAACTTTCTTGCAAATGTTTTCAGGAGTGAATAAGTTGCGATGTAGTATAACTTTCCTAATTGGGCTATATTACCTGCGTAGGCATAGTAATTCGTAAACCCTCTTAGTCTTGCTTTGTAACTTCTGATAATTTCTAACAATTCAAAAGAGTGGAGATCCTCTTGGTGTTTGATTTTTTTCTTCTTGTTGACCCTTTCGGTTATTCAAAGCGTATTTTTCAACTTTTGCTTTGTTGATTTTTAATCTTGTTCTTCCGTTTAGTTTAGGATCTTGTAGTCCCCTTTGGGTTTTAGTTTTCGATGGGATTGACTGATAGGTCATATCCCAGAAATTCTACTCCTTTTTTGCTTTTCGAGATTGTAGATTTTTCAGTGGATACGACTAATTTTAGTTCTTCTTGTAAGTAATTCTTAATCGTATCCATTACTTTGTATGCAAGTGTTATATTGTCTGAACTTATTCCAATGATAAAATCGTCTGCATATCTAATATATTCAAGTCTAGTTGGTTTCTTGGAATTGATACAAACTTCTTTAAGTTGTTTTTTAAACTCTTGATATTTGTCTGTTGTTCCATTTACCTTCTTTTCTTTTGCCATAAGTCTCGATTTCTGGCTATATTCAGGGTTTATTTTACTTTTCCATCTCCCCATTGATGACTTTTTTTTAATTTATCCTCGATGAAGTTATCTAATTCATTTAACATGATGTTTGACAGGATGGGTGAGATAATGCCTTCTTGCGGGGTTCCTGAATATGTTGGTTCTATATTTCCCTTGTTTCATTACTCCACTTTTTAACATTTTATAAATCATTTTAATGAGTTTATGCTTTTTAATGCTTTTTTGGAGTAATTTGATTAGAGTTTCGTGATTAACTGTTCCGAAAAAATCTTTTAAGTCAATTTTGACGAAGTAGTTTATCCCTTGAAATCTTTGTTCAAAACGCTTTAAAGCATCTTGACAGGTTTTTTTAGGACGGAATCCGTAGCTCCATTCGGAAAACGTGGGTTCATAGACTGCTTCGAGTTGCATACGTATGATTTCTTGTACTACTCTATCTTTTATGGTAGGTAGTCCAAGTTGGTCTTGTTTTGCCATTGCTTTTGGGGATTTCTACATATTTCACGGGTTTGGGTATATATTTGTTTTCCCTTACCAGTTGTCGGATGTGTTGGATATCTTTTAACGTATATCCATCGATTGTTTCCCCATCTATTCCTGATGTGCCCGCTCTCTTGTTATTACTTATTTTGTTAAAAGCTACGAAATAACTCTCTTCAAGGTTGGTAATTTTTTGGAATCGTTTACAATTTGCAATTTTTGAATTTTTTGCAATCTCATTGAGTTGCTTCAATTCTGTAGAAAGCTTAGAATTATTTGTTAATAATTCAGTTGTTGACATACTTATCAACTCCTTTCTTCATCCAGAATTAAAGCTGAAATTTGGTTCCCCTTTCGCCTTGTGAGGGTTGTTATCCCTTTCTTTGGTAGGTCAGTGCATTAATTTATTCCAAAATTAACTTTGAACTTTCTACGACTACTACGGTTATGCTTTTCCCTTGAATCTACCAACTTAATGATATTTTAACTAGTTACCTAGTGATTTTTAGGGAGATAGAAGTTACTCTAATTTACGACCAATTCCTTTAGGTGAGATGACCTTAGCTTAGGTAAATACCGTTGAGCCAGGTGAATAATTAGCTTTTTTACTTGATAATTTTAGATATTAGAATCCTTGATATCTAAATAGCTAATTTCAGAGTCTTTTGCTATTATCTCTGAGTTACTTGATTACATTTTTTTATTCTCTTAGACTCATTTCAGAGCTTATCCATAGGAATATCATCTTGCGGGATCGTCTTAGGTAATAGTTTCCCTTCAATCCGCTTTCAATCTCTGCTGTAATTTTTGGTTCTTTCGTTCCGAAAACCGAGATCGTGATGTCACATATTATCTTGTGTGTGGGAGTGGTTAATTCCTTAGTAAATTAGGCATCTTTCTCGCCCGATTCTCCAAGTTACTCTAATTATCGACCTTTGTCCTTTAGGTGCAGTAACCGTTTATGTTTTTATGTCTTTCCTGACTGTCGGTGAGATTCCAGGTTTTCTTTATTGATAAACTATCCAATACGAAACTTTTCTATTGATAGATTCTGGACTGAATGACTTCAGTAGTTTGCATAACAGGTTATTTTATTACATCTTCTTTTCTTCTTAGGCCATTGCGCAGGCTTATCCATGGGACAATTTGATTGCGGGGGGTCATATTGATTAACAACTACTTCATCTCAACTCGCTTTTATGGTTTGCTGTAATTCATTTGTCTTTTGTTAAGTAAACCAACCCCATATTCTTTCAGTGTTTATCGCACTGGTTATTGGTTAGATAACACGATAATTAAGCATCTTTGGCGCCCTTATGAAATAAGTAAATATTTTTTTTGTTAAGATAATATCTTTGAAATAAAATAAAAAATTTTATTCATGTTTTGTGATTTTAATTTTAAATTAAGTTTAATTGTGTTATACTAAAGGTAATGATGTATATTTTAAAGATGAAACTCTTAGAAAATTTAAAAATTAAATAATTTTTAATCAAAAATTTCTTATTAAGTTAAAATTAAAGGAAAATTTATGTTTTTTTATAATAAATTATTATCTTTGTTTAAAAAAAAGCGAAAAAAAAATGATGTTTTTTCTCCTTTTTTACAAGAATTAAAAAAAACAATTATACAGATAAAAATAACATCTATCAATGAATCTAAAAAAAATAATGATTTAAATGATGATATACAAATATTAAAAGATAAGTACGAATCATATACAAAAACAATTAAAAAAAAATATTTTAAAATATTTACTGTTCTTGATGAAAAAATCAAACAATTAGTAAAACAAAAAAATATTATTTTGCAAAAAAACACTCTTAAAAAGGTTAAAATAAAAGATTTTTTTAACAAAGAGATTAGTGTTCAAAAAAACAAAAATCAAGTCAAAATTAAACATTTAATGAAAATTTTTCAAAAAGAAATTGAATATTACAAAAAGCAAAATCATAAAAAAAAAATACATCTTTTAACTCAATTAACCGATAAAAACAATAATATTAATAATTTATTAATTCATCTCGAAAAACAAAAAAAACAATTAGAAGAAAAAAAGAATTCTGATAATCAGCTGTTAAAACAAAATTTTTATAATACAGATTTTAAATTAAATCAAAAACATAAAAATCTCAATAAACAATTAGGTTTAGAATTAAAAGCTTTAGAAATTAAAAAAATAGACAATTTAGCCAATATTGAAAAAATATACAATAATAAAATAGAGTTATATCAAAAAAATATTAATAAAATCCACAAAATATACCAAATAAAATTAAATTTTCACGATCAAATCTTTGATTCGATTAAAAATGATTATGAAAAAAGCAAAATTAAAATTAAATTACAAAAAGAAAATTTTTTTTGCAAGATAAGACCTATTACTTTTTTAAATCTACCATTTTGTCATTTTTTTTATAATTCTTTTGGTTCAGATATTCAAAATCAAAAAAATAAACTTTATTCTCGCAATCAAGAAAATGAATTAACTTATTTAAAAGAAATAACTTTATGGAAAAAAAAATATAATTTTATTAATATCAACCATTATAAAGCCATTAATCAATTACATTTAGAAAAAGAAAAAAAAGAAGAAATTTATCAAAAATATCGAAAAAATTTAATAAAAAATTATTATTATCAAGAGCAAAAAATTAAATATTTATTTGAGCAAAAAATAAATGATGTTAAATTACAAATTCAAATTATTCGTAATTTACATTTGCGAGATAATTCTATTTTTGATAATGAAAAAGATTATCAAGAAACTTTTTTTT includes:
- a CDS encoding reverse transcriptase/maturase family protein, which produces MAKQDQLGLPTIKDRVVQEIIRMQLEAVYEPTFSEWSYGFRPKKTCQDALKRFEQRFQGINYFVKIDLKDFFGTVNHETLIKLLQKSIKKHKLIKMIYKMLKSGVMKQGKYRTNIFRNPARRHYLTHPVKHHVK
- a CDS encoding reverse transcriptase domain-containing protein; translation: MGRWKSKINPEYSQKSRLMAKEKKVNGTTDKYQEFKKQLKEVCINSKKPTRLEYIRYADDFIIGISSDNITLAYKVMDTIKNYLQEELKLVVSTEKSTISKSKKGVEFLGYDLSVNPIEN
- a CDS encoding AAA family ATPase, producing the protein MLKNIDDFDIVQKLKNTFPKLRNNHELLTKIIQIIAQEFQKNFYIDDEQKNNTLINNLYLIERYNLLSDFSSSIQQTISSINECMLVFIGDKNDYINYNHYLNAKKQNFNTPSGSFWHSWTPRNFSIISKTYLQFFIDNYSDILIQETQINLQTIKIQKQLQTNTFLEEQIKVKQKEILENKNLTEQQKKELNNKIDNLKKQFEKQELEISNLNIDIESFKTELNNKEVELKKITNISLSEKNELQNQIQLQKTLISNNQTSFNDLQSKYTNIQTELKNKDNQLQEQRIKLQEQETQINFQTTKIQKQLQTNTFLEEQIKEKQKEILENKNLTEQQKKELNNKIDNLKKQFEKQELEISNLNIDIESFKTKLNNKEAELKKITNISLSEKNELQNQIQLQKTLISNNQTSFNDLQSKYTNIQTELKNKDNQLQEQRIKLQEQETQINFQTTKIQKQLQTNIFLEEQIKEKQKEILENKNLTEQQKKELNNEIDNLKKQFEKQELEISNLNIDIESFKTKLNNKEAELKKITNISLSEKNELQNQIQLQKTLISNNQTFFNDLQSKYTNIQTELKNKDNQLQEQRIKLQEQETQINFQTTKIQKQLQTNTFLEEQIKEKQKEILENKNLTEQQKKELNNEIDNLKKQFEKQELEISNLNIDIESFKTKLNNKEAELKKITNISLSEKNELQNQIQLQKTLISNNQTSFNDLQSKYTNIQTELKNKDNQLQEQRIKLQEQETQINFQTTKIQKQLQTNTFLEEQIKEKQKEILENKNLTEQQKKELNNEIDNLKKQFEKQELEISNLNIDIESFKTKLNNKEAELKKITNISLSEKNELQNQIQLQKTLISNNQTSFNDLQSKYTNIQTELKNKDNQLQEQNQNMKDFAKQTILTINASHQILNNSIENSNKHINKLTNKLKKEEKNKIINKLENPKKFKVDASKLPTLREVIGFQEEISQLKEFLHYLKNPDKYKKIGVKKPPKGVLLYGPPGTGKTFLAQVISKEANLPFFALNSSDFSKTYLGEGPKLINEIFEEARKESPSIIFIDECESVFRSRVNNKNSHSDHDNMIAAFLTQTEGFKTDSKHPVFLIGATNYKDEIDPAILSRFSRHIKIDLLNVSDRTKFLKTLASSYQIDIRAYQYLDKIIEITEKYDDETLKTQRKLTDILDQAAIKAISHDHLNILPIDLQLSLSTQMNQKFNWGPHEHTKYLLTDLENLKEYKNIPIQHIYRDTNTLYNSKEKQYFDLIFGNSHSLKQKVYNSNDQKIQIINFSKNPDKIQKFYGTLNFLPPELLGFYFEDENPTQETTKMYESTTLEEFLDIRKKNTKKIYFIWNINKIAENMAFAQNLITNMNQKYPFLQKQEFLEKIYFSAKQKDITSNQIQQIIDEHIQQLKNNLNNKINTENPFPNSWFLTETLKTIITQEIDKNFQKPYHSISEIENSILENIHQKILENKKNIIQNKIKELVNNFKINHPWFENNQISHLKKLLYNKNNELYLLPLSLKDMDIEIIYNNFENIKNYQLLKIINNKWKQNLNYFNFRYPHFTQKEIKNIITDKVKSELFQPRVSLEQINQEIQKTIDENEIRIINNFQNEMSENIDQLLIEKKLYKNIPLNKINTIHKELLVLVKQELKKTDSNENKIQQKIKNFLENYQITPFSNPLLSFFQDKITLIAIISIVTILIFFIISKIKK
- a CDS encoding group II intron reverse transcriptase/maturase, translated to MLEIIRSYKARLRGFTNYYAYAGNIAQLGKLYYIATYSLLKTFARKFSTSVAKVRKKYNIPKTKTFGIKYKTKNKIKVMCEIWETFNWGKVKMKRNFKCEDSIPNPNIYKGRTKLFDRLGAETCEKCGKSNQKLQIHHKKTVRNKN